A genomic segment from candidate division KSB1 bacterium encodes:
- a CDS encoding YjbQ family protein: MKIITDSIELSTKGHTDIIDITQQVDAVLKNSGLSEGSLTVFVAGSTAGITSIEYEPGLLKDIPEAFEKFAPTGVTYHHDATWGDGNGYAHVRAAMLGPFFSVPFKDGDLILGTWQQIVLIDFDNRSRNRSLVVQLLGQ; this comes from the coding sequence ATGAAAATAATTACCGATTCAATCGAACTTTCAACGAAAGGCCACACTGATATCATCGACATTACTCAGCAAGTCGACGCCGTTTTGAAAAATTCAGGACTCTCAGAAGGCAGTTTGACGGTTTTTGTTGCCGGTTCTACTGCCGGCATAACATCCATTGAATATGAACCCGGCTTGTTGAAAGACATCCCCGAAGCATTTGAAAAATTTGCACCCACCGGTGTTACCTATCACCACGATGCAACCTGGGGCGACGGCAACGGTTACGCTCATGTTCGCGCGGCAATGCTTGGGCCTTTCTTTAGCGTCCCGTTTAAAGATGGCGATCTCATTCTCGGCACGTGGCAGCAGATCGTCCTGATCGATTTCGATAATCGTTCAAGAAATCGCAGCCTGGTTGTACAGTTGCTGGGTCAGTAG
- a CDS encoding sugar kinase, whose amino-acid sequence MSILVVGSAALDTVETPFGTVEDALGGSAIYFSAAASYFAPVNLVAVVGDDFPKEKIEFLKKKNVDFSGLEVADGKTFRWGGKYGFDLNDRDTLFTHLNVFEKFEPKIPNSYKNSEYIFLANIGPDLQMDVLKQIQSPKLVALDTMNYWIGGDLPALRETLKHVDVLIVNDSEVRQLAYEANLVKSSKIVQEMGPKTLIIKKGEHGALLITQDSFFWAPAYPLEFIYDPTGAGDTFAGGFMGYMAKSDDISIDNLKRAVVFGSTMASFCVEKFSLERLENLTEEEIRKRFYEFWQMTNFDPNV is encoded by the coding sequence ATGAGTATCCTTGTTGTTGGGTCGGCTGCTCTGGATACAGTCGAGACGCCATTTGGGACCGTTGAAGATGCCTTAGGAGGCTCAGCAATCTATTTTAGCGCCGCCGCCTCGTATTTTGCGCCGGTAAATTTGGTCGCTGTAGTCGGAGATGATTTTCCTAAAGAGAAAATTGAATTCTTAAAAAAGAAAAATGTAGATTTTAGCGGATTAGAAGTTGCAGACGGGAAAACTTTTCGCTGGGGTGGAAAGTACGGTTTTGATTTAAATGATCGGGACACTCTGTTTACCCACCTGAATGTATTTGAGAAATTTGAACCTAAAATTCCCAATTCTTATAAAAACAGCGAATACATTTTTCTGGCTAATATCGGTCCGGATCTGCAAATGGATGTACTGAAGCAGATTCAATCACCCAAATTAGTTGCTCTGGATACCATGAACTACTGGATTGGCGGGGATCTGCCTGCGCTTCGTGAAACGCTGAAACATGTCGATGTTCTGATTGTTAATGACTCTGAAGTGCGGCAGTTGGCCTACGAAGCTAATCTGGTTAAATCATCTAAAATTGTTCAGGAGATGGGCCCCAAAACTCTCATCATCAAAAAAGGTGAGCATGGAGCTCTTTTGATAACCCAGGACTCGTTTTTCTGGGCGCCCGCTTATCCATTGGAATTTATTTACGATCCAACCGGGGCAGGAGATACATTTGCGGGCGGTTTTATGGGCTATATGGCCAAAAGTGACGACATTTCGATTGATAACTTAAAGCGGGCAGTTGTGTTTGGCAGCACCATGGCCTCTTTCTGTGTAGAAAAATTTAGTTTGGAACGATTAGAGAATTTGACCGAAGAAGAGATTCGAAAACGTTTCTATGAATTTTGGCAAATGACGAATTTTGATCCCAACGTTTAA
- a CDS encoding arginine--tRNA ligase has protein sequence MSEQEYLIITLSKALESKGFASSGELEITLERPKNPEHGDFATNVAMLLASKLKRNPREIAAELLEELDLDSKVVSKTEIAGAGFINFHLENKYLGESLNTIIKAADKFGCSDWGAQKKVQIEFVSANPTGPLNVVSARAATVGDVLVNLFNAVGFDAKREYYVNDAGRQIRLLGKSVSARYMELLGQEEPFPEEGYHGDYIRDIAKEIHTEHGDKFVSKEQNQRWQEFSELALEKILVEQKKTLSDYRVDFDIWFREGDLRTKNVHLKVLESLSQNGYVYEKDGAKWFNSSEFGDEKDRVLVTGEGEPTYFLVDISYHADKYQRGFEKLYDLWGPDHHGYIPRMKAALSALGYPESSFEVNIIQQVNLFEKGEVVKMSKRAGKIIEMKELIEEVGVDVARFFFVARRSQSPLDFDMDLAKNTSEENPVFYVQYAHARICNIIKHAEEQGFKLPDHANLNLLEQEEELALIKKLLEFPDIVSKAAKFLEPHRIPNYLQELAAAFHRFYHHQRVVTENKALTGARLVLIKCTRIVLANAFKLLGISAPERM, from the coding sequence CGAAATCCGAGAGAGATTGCCGCCGAATTGCTGGAAGAATTAGACTTAGATTCAAAGGTTGTGTCAAAAACAGAAATTGCCGGTGCAGGGTTTATTAACTTTCATCTCGAAAATAAATATTTGGGTGAGTCTTTAAACACGATAATCAAAGCAGCGGATAAATTCGGCTGCAGTGATTGGGGCGCGCAAAAAAAGGTACAGATTGAATTTGTCAGCGCTAATCCGACCGGACCGTTGAACGTTGTGAGTGCACGGGCTGCGACTGTTGGAGATGTGCTGGTGAATTTATTTAACGCAGTCGGGTTTGATGCGAAAAGAGAATACTACGTCAACGATGCCGGCCGGCAAATAAGACTTTTGGGCAAGTCGGTGAGTGCGCGTTACATGGAATTACTGGGGCAAGAGGAACCTTTCCCGGAAGAAGGGTACCACGGCGATTACATTCGGGACATTGCGAAAGAAATTCACACGGAGCACGGGGATAAATTTGTGTCAAAGGAGCAAAATCAAAGATGGCAGGAGTTTTCGGAACTGGCTTTGGAAAAGATTTTGGTGGAGCAAAAAAAGACACTTTCCGATTACCGGGTTGATTTTGATATTTGGTTCCGTGAAGGTGATTTGCGAACAAAGAACGTTCACTTAAAGGTTTTGGAAAGCCTGTCTCAAAATGGCTACGTTTATGAAAAAGATGGCGCGAAATGGTTTAACTCTTCCGAGTTTGGTGATGAAAAAGATCGTGTTTTGGTGACCGGTGAGGGCGAGCCTACTTATTTTTTGGTCGATATCTCTTATCATGCCGACAAATATCAACGCGGCTTTGAAAAACTTTATGATCTCTGGGGACCTGATCATCACGGATATATCCCAAGGATGAAAGCCGCACTGAGTGCCCTCGGTTATCCGGAAAGCAGCTTTGAGGTCAACATTATTCAGCAGGTAAATCTTTTCGAAAAAGGTGAAGTGGTTAAAATGTCCAAACGCGCCGGCAAAATCATCGAGATGAAAGAGCTGATCGAGGAGGTAGGTGTTGATGTGGCGCGCTTCTTTTTTGTAGCGCGGCGCAGCCAAAGTCCACTCGATTTCGACATGGATTTAGCCAAAAACACATCTGAGGAAAACCCGGTTTTCTACGTGCAATATGCCCATGCACGAATTTGCAATATTATTAAACACGCCGAAGAACAGGGTTTCAAGTTACCGGATCATGCAAATTTAAACTTACTTGAACAAGAAGAAGAACTGGCTTTAATAAAAAAGCTTCTGGAATTTCCGGATATTGTTTCGAAGGCAGCAAAATTTTTGGAGCCGCATAGAATTCCAAATTACTTACAGGAATTAGCAGCTGCGTTTCATCGCTTTTATCATCACCAACGGGTCGTAACGGAAAACAAAGCGTTGACAGGTGCGCGGTTGGTTTTAATCAAATGCACTCGAATTGTTCTGGCGAATGCGTTCAAACTTTTGGGGATTTCAGCACCGGAACGGATGTAA
- the pilM gene encoding type IV pilus assembly protein PilM: MKPKKADIDFLINEKKRPGQGRPEDQNFELPGNLSSDDFEPQEGLPDLESGLFSEEIAEKEESATDEGPVRQEVIEPTSQTTEGQPEELEFDISDALILPEFKEEPPVSEESEETADFSEPLGALEQSSHQEQPFILEPSSEEPEENLDDSQLSGNEDETPPENTVEDSAEENLDDSQLSGNEDETPPENTVEDSAEENAEETLSFLIEPEVQPESEPEQAAEDAKHESDIQENLLEEQSEVKPEKDEKPIVQKVDAPLVLSKKSVLQDFIAQKASQKDKPFRKAEKPQPKPKPKKQSALKTSIPLSALIETSSLIGLDIGMHSVKYAQLKKTVRGLQGINFGSYPVPDSPTEMDDSQKNRLLSETLQKNLQNRRFKNTLITSAVYGLKVLFKNIKVPKTAQKELAKAVPWACRKDLPFPVESTVFAYKQIDKKDKSDEKLDIFVVAAQKDLVSSHIEMLEDAQIVPSKVSTVPIALWNLCKETLKKEPRKCFGLIDIGANSSHIIFIKNGLLEFARQISTGAGDFTEALTGAIFVSGAEITLDAKRAESIKRKYGFPDESEDGTTKDGIPLKEVSALMGPVLEKLVSEIQRTIEFFKEKFEVDALECLYLTGGGALMKNMISRLSLELNLEIEVLNPFKFVSFKKLKQKPEWHKMGPRFAVPIGLALDRQKEFNLLPAELRGSHAFQYLKRVARYGFSIMILLMALLSQNVGQQFKRIQQEFIEISTEYDRVKPRREKFLSLQRELKKLNVLRQSHADMLLGLNLNAVNHLKAFSQLVPRNIALTSFKMSYDTRKIEGSEDKYQTLEILRITGVAFENNSMEGVNLAKFLLDLEKSDYFYAIDLKSQKIREDGGLEFSIEFEI, encoded by the coding sequence ATGAAACCCAAAAAAGCAGATATAGACTTTCTAATCAATGAAAAGAAACGTCCTGGTCAGGGTCGACCCGAAGATCAGAACTTTGAGTTGCCTGGCAACCTTTCTTCCGATGACTTTGAACCACAGGAAGGGCTGCCGGATTTGGAGTCGGGTCTTTTTTCTGAGGAAATAGCCGAAAAGGAAGAGTCTGCGACTGATGAAGGACCGGTCCGGCAAGAAGTAATTGAACCCACCTCTCAAACCACGGAAGGACAGCCAGAAGAGTTAGAATTCGATATTAGTGATGCTCTCATCTTGCCAGAGTTTAAGGAAGAGCCGCCGGTTTCTGAAGAAAGTGAGGAAACCGCTGATTTTTCAGAACCTCTGGGAGCCCTCGAACAAAGTTCTCACCAGGAGCAGCCTTTTATTTTAGAACCTTCCTCGGAAGAGCCTGAAGAGAATTTAGACGACAGCCAATTGTCAGGCAATGAAGACGAAACGCCACCAGAAAATACGGTAGAAGATTCTGCTGAAGAGAATTTAGACGACAGCCAGTTGTCAGGCAATGAAGACGAAACGCCACCAGAAAATACGGTAGAAGATTCTGCTGAAGAGAATGCGGAAGAAACATTGAGTTTTTTAATTGAACCTGAAGTACAACCTGAAAGTGAGCCTGAACAAGCGGCAGAGGATGCAAAACATGAATCCGATATTCAAGAAAATTTACTTGAGGAACAGAGTGAAGTAAAGCCGGAAAAGGACGAGAAGCCAATTGTGCAGAAGGTTGATGCTCCGTTGGTTCTTTCTAAGAAATCTGTCCTGCAGGATTTTATTGCCCAGAAAGCTTCCCAGAAAGACAAGCCTTTTCGAAAAGCGGAGAAGCCGCAGCCGAAACCGAAACCCAAAAAGCAAAGCGCATTAAAGACCTCGATTCCGCTCTCCGCTTTGATCGAAACCAGCAGTTTGATCGGCCTTGATATTGGCATGCATTCTGTTAAGTATGCACAGCTAAAGAAAACGGTTCGCGGACTGCAAGGCATTAACTTCGGCAGCTATCCAGTTCCTGACTCTCCAACAGAGATGGACGACAGTCAAAAAAACCGGCTCTTGTCCGAAACTTTGCAGAAAAATTTACAAAACCGGCGGTTCAAGAATACATTGATTACATCCGCTGTTTATGGCCTTAAGGTTTTATTTAAAAATATCAAAGTGCCGAAGACGGCACAAAAGGAATTGGCGAAAGCTGTGCCGTGGGCTTGCCGCAAGGATTTGCCGTTTCCGGTTGAGTCAACTGTATTTGCATACAAACAGATTGACAAGAAAGATAAATCTGATGAGAAACTGGATATTTTTGTGGTCGCCGCCCAAAAAGATTTGGTTTCAAGTCATATTGAGATGCTCGAAGATGCCCAAATCGTTCCTTCAAAAGTTTCCACCGTTCCGATCGCGCTTTGGAATTTGTGTAAGGAAACTTTAAAAAAAGAACCTCGGAAATGTTTCGGATTGATCGATATTGGCGCGAACTCCAGCCACATCATCTTTATAAAAAATGGTCTGCTAGAATTCGCCAGGCAAATTTCTACCGGTGCGGGCGACTTTACGGAGGCTTTGACCGGAGCAATTTTTGTGAGCGGAGCGGAAATCACTCTGGATGCCAAAAGAGCTGAAAGTATTAAACGCAAGTACGGGTTCCCGGATGAATCGGAAGACGGCACGACGAAGGATGGAATTCCTCTAAAGGAAGTCTCTGCTTTAATGGGACCCGTTCTGGAAAAACTTGTCAGCGAAATTCAACGCACGATTGAGTTTTTTAAGGAGAAGTTCGAGGTCGACGCTCTTGAATGCCTCTATTTGACTGGCGGCGGCGCTTTGATGAAAAATATGATTTCCCGGCTCTCGCTGGAGTTAAATCTGGAGATTGAAGTGCTGAATCCTTTCAAATTTGTCTCTTTCAAGAAGTTGAAACAAAAGCCCGAGTGGCACAAGATGGGACCTAGATTTGCCGTGCCGATTGGACTTGCGCTGGATAGGCAAAAAGAGTTTAATCTGCTGCCTGCGGAGTTGAGGGGGTCTCACGCTTTTCAGTATCTCAAAAGAGTTGCTCGTTACGGGTTCTCAATTATGATTTTGCTAATGGCGTTGCTATCACAAAACGTCGGCCAGCAATTTAAAAGAATCCAACAGGAATTTATAGAAATCAGCACAGAGTATGATAGGGTTAAACCGCGAAGGGAGAAATTTCTATCTCTACAGCGTGAGTTAAAAAAACTGAATGTGTTGAGGCAGTCGCACGCTGACATGCTGCTGGGTCTTAATCTAAACGCAGTAAATCATTTAAAGGCATTCAGCCAACTGGTTCCGAGGAACATAGCGCTCACTTCGTTTAAAATGAGCTACGACACGCGCAAAATTGAAGGCAGCGAGGATAAATATCAAACTCTGGAGATTCTCCGCATCACCGGAGTCGCTTTTGAGAACAATTCGATGGAAGGGGTTAATCTCGCAAAATTTTTATTGGATTTGGAGAAGTCTGACTATTTTTATGCAATCGATTTAAAATCCCAAAAAATCAGAGAAGACGGGGGACTCGAATTTTCAATAGAATTTGAAATATAG
- a CDS encoding ATP-binding cassette domain-containing protein: MIRISNLVFEYTNGEEKNRVLDGIDLTIREGESLGLMGPNGAGKTTLARCLNGLLLPTEGEVLVDDMNTNEAAKISEIRRLVGMVFQNPENQIVSTTVEREIAFGLENLGINYERMHETVDKMLEQFDLQKYRNHPPHLLSGGEMQRLALASVMAMSPKYIIFDEPTSLLDLASRKALLSLISEFHKKNQTAENHCQISTIFITQYPEETLTFDRLLVLNQGQIVMDDKPAEVFQKVEELKNLGLEVPAEFEVNHYLKKLSNGKLSLNTSDFLPIP; the protein is encoded by the coding sequence ATGATTAGAATTTCAAACCTAGTTTTCGAATACACAAACGGCGAAGAAAAAAATCGCGTGCTGGACGGCATCGACCTGACTATTCGAGAAGGTGAGTCCCTTGGGTTGATGGGACCGAACGGCGCCGGCAAGACGACTTTAGCCCGGTGTTTAAACGGCCTGCTTCTGCCCACCGAAGGCGAAGTTTTGGTAGACGACATGAACACAAATGAAGCTGCCAAAATTTCCGAAATACGACGCTTGGTGGGCATGGTTTTCCAGAACCCTGAGAATCAGATTGTCTCCACAACTGTCGAACGGGAGATCGCCTTTGGTCTGGAAAATTTGGGCATCAATTATGAGCGAATGCACGAAACTGTGGATAAAATGCTTGAACAGTTCGATCTGCAAAAATACCGCAATCATCCGCCGCACCTGCTTTCAGGCGGCGAAATGCAGCGTCTGGCGCTGGCCTCAGTCATGGCCATGTCTCCCAAGTACATCATTTTCGACGAGCCGACTTCTTTGCTGGATCTCGCCAGCCGGAAAGCACTGCTTTCCCTCATTTCCGAATTTCATAAAAAAAATCAAACCGCAGAAAATCACTGCCAAATCTCCACAATATTCATCACCCAATATCCGGAAGAAACACTTACGTTTGATCGCCTGCTGGTCTTAAACCAGGGGCAAATCGTTATGGATGACAAGCCCGCCGAAGTTTTCCAAAAAGTCGAGGAGCTCAAAAACCTCGGTTTGGAAGTGCCCGCCGAATTTGAAGTAAACCATTATTTAAAAAAACTTTCCAACGGTAAATTGTCGCTTAATACTTCAGATTTCCTGCCGATACCTTAA
- the pilO gene encoding type 4a pilus biogenesis protein PilO → MTETLKTALIASALLIALCLGWFFFLYQPKTSRLETVKKETQDLIFKVKSIRVTNAEVIALGKQVESIKNDIKLTQEKIIFKHDLPAAIKKIKNSGSKFGLKFQQIIPDYPSLINSKEKEQEANAGLLRLTVHFKLQGYYKSFGKFLSSLDKLPFYMSLGEVTIVYNDNIHPQVEILFDGVLFLYDKSNSEI, encoded by the coding sequence ATGACTGAAACCTTGAAAACCGCGCTTATTGCAAGCGCACTTCTCATTGCTCTCTGTCTTGGCTGGTTTTTCTTTCTTTATCAACCGAAAACCTCAAGATTGGAGACCGTTAAGAAAGAAACTCAAGATCTCATTTTTAAAGTGAAAAGCATACGGGTGACAAATGCTGAGGTCATTGCCCTGGGAAAACAGGTAGAGAGCATCAAAAATGACATCAAATTAACTCAGGAGAAGATCATTTTCAAACATGATTTGCCAGCTGCAATTAAGAAAATAAAAAATAGCGGTAGTAAATTCGGGTTAAAGTTTCAACAAATTATTCCAGATTATCCTTCTTTGATCAATTCAAAAGAAAAGGAGCAGGAAGCAAATGCAGGTCTTTTGAGGTTGACTGTGCATTTTAAACTCCAGGGTTATTACAAAAGCTTTGGTAAGTTTTTAAGCTCCTTAGATAAGCTGCCGTTTTATATGTCATTGGGAGAAGTAACGATTGTTTATAACGACAACATCCATCCTCAAGTTGAGATTTTATTTGATGGTGTGCTTTTTCTTTATGATAAATCCAACTCTGAAATTTAA